A single genomic interval of Cucumis sativus cultivar 9930 chromosome 5, Cucumber_9930_V3, whole genome shotgun sequence harbors:
- the LOC101212641 gene encoding general transcription factor IIF subunit 2 isoform X2 yields the protein MDVDGKSIDRSTSRKHQTNNNSIVVGTDFLETNKADRAMWLLKCPQLVTRALSNSPDAPSRPVAKVIVSVDPLQSNDDDDSSSTEVVSFQDPNLLIDKVAGIHGSFSPEQAEKFFKGPGGPDPNPIDIWRVEKSNSRLTVFAFQNSEMFTMELASTDSGNALRSYSLNMSTDFIPMSVFSESSQGKFTIEGKILNKFDMKPHDQNLERYGKLCRERTHKSMTKSRQIQVIDHVTGGHMRPMPGMDVLSFGAAEKKKVVSKGSETKRLRKERGELEKIIFKLFERQPYWTSKQLIQETDQPEQYMKEILKDLCVYNNKGVHQGTYELKPEYRESSEDTKPR from the exons ATGGACGTCGACGGCAAATCCATCGACCGTTCCACTTCCAGAAAACACCAAACCAATAACAACAGCATCGTTGTTGGAACCGACTTCTTAGAGACTAACAAGGCGGACAGAGCAATGTGGCTCTTGAAATGTCCCCAACTTGTTACTCGCGCCCTTTCTAATTCACCTGATGCCCCTTCCCGTCCTGTCGCTAAGGTCATCGTTTCTGTTGACCCACTTCAATCCAATGACGATGATGATTCTTCCTCTACTGAG GTGGTTTCCTTCCAAGATCCCAATCTCCTTATTGATAAAGTCGCCGGAATCCATGGATCCTTCTCGCCGGAACAAGCTGAGAAGTTCTTCAAAGGTCCGGGCGGCCCGGATCCGAATCCGATTGATATTTGGCGTGTGGAGAAGTCGAACTCAAGGCTGACAGTTTTCGCTTTTCAGAATTCTGAGATG TTCACCATGGAATTGGCTAGCACCGACTCTGGAAATGCATTAAGGTCCTACTCATTGAATATGTCTACAGACTTCATTCCAATGTCTGTATTTTCCGAGTCATCACAAG gGAAGTTTACCATTGAAGGGAAAATACTGAACAAATTTGACATGAAGCCACATGATCAGAATCTTGAGAGGTATGGGAAACTCTGTCGTGAAAGAACTCACAAGTCTATGACCAAAAGCAGACAGATTcag GTGATTGATCATGTCACAGGAGGACATATGAGGCCTATGCCAGGGATGGACGTATTGTCATTTGGAGCTGCA gagaagaagaaagtggtgAGCAAGGGGTCGGAGACAAAACGGTTGAGAAAGGAGCGTGGAGAATTGGAGAAGATTATTTTTAAGCTTTTTGAAAGACAGCCATATTGGACGTCAAAACAATTGATTCAAGAGACTGACCAACCTGAA CAATATATGAAGGAAATACTTAAAGACCTTTGTGTCTACAACAACAAGGGTGTTCACCAAGGAACGTATGAGCTGAAGCCAGAATACAGGGAATCAAGTGAGGACACGAAACCACGATAA
- the LOC101212641 gene encoding general transcription factor IIF subunit 2 isoform X1 gives MDLTNKLGLTNEVGLISDVGFPDLKGKGIAVDEVLSQQPTNTKKQTGLFIRENSQATRANHPLLLKLPKPTKIKFAEKEEIRPFFKNSVICSTNQPDGRGDSSTSTFISDRIHGEIDPTLDVSISSPGSLISENKFAPLEADEVQHISDFSSDVQRLFHEFTMELASTDSGNALRSYSLNMSTDFIPMSVFSESSQGKFTIEGKILNKFDMKPHDQNLERYGKLCRERTHKSMTKSRQIQVIDHVTGGHMRPMPGMDVLSFGAAEKKKVVSKGSETKRLRKERGELEKIIFKLFERQPYWTSKQLIQETDQPEQYMKEILKDLCVYNNKGVHQGTYELKPEYRESSEDTKPR, from the exons ATGGATTTGACTAATAAATTGGGCTTGACCAATGAAGTGGGCCTCATTTCAGATGTGGGCTTCCCTGATTTAAAAGGGAAAGGCATAGCAGTGGATGAAGTCCTTAGTCAACAGCCCACTAATACTAAAAAGCAAACTGGGCTTTTTATTAGAGAGAACTCCCAAGCTACCCGTGCCAATCATCCCCTGTTACTAAAACTGCCCAAGCccaccaaaattaaatttgcagaaaaggaagaaattcgACCTTTCTTTAAAAACAGCGTGATCTGCTCCACGAACCAACCTGACGGCAGGGGAGACTCATCAACCTCAACGTTCATATCAGACCGCATTCATGGTGAAATAGATCCAACTTTGGACGTTTCTATTTCTAGCCCGGGCAGCCTCATATctgaaaataaatttgctCCTCTTGAAGCCGACGAAGTGCAGCACATCTCGGATTTTTCCTCCGACGTCCAAAGACTCTTCCACGAG TTCACCATGGAATTGGCTAGCACCGACTCTGGAAATGCATTAAGGTCCTACTCATTGAATATGTCTACAGACTTCATTCCAATGTCTGTATTTTCCGAGTCATCACAAG gGAAGTTTACCATTGAAGGGAAAATACTGAACAAATTTGACATGAAGCCACATGATCAGAATCTTGAGAGGTATGGGAAACTCTGTCGTGAAAGAACTCACAAGTCTATGACCAAAAGCAGACAGATTcag GTGATTGATCATGTCACAGGAGGACATATGAGGCCTATGCCAGGGATGGACGTATTGTCATTTGGAGCTGCA gagaagaagaaagtggtgAGCAAGGGGTCGGAGACAAAACGGTTGAGAAAGGAGCGTGGAGAATTGGAGAAGATTATTTTTAAGCTTTTTGAAAGACAGCCATATTGGACGTCAAAACAATTGATTCAAGAGACTGACCAACCTGAA CAATATATGAAGGAAATACTTAAAGACCTTTGTGTCTACAACAACAAGGGTGTTCACCAAGGAACGTATGAGCTGAAGCCAGAATACAGGGAATCAAGTGAGGACACGAAACCACGATAA
- the LOC101212641 gene encoding general transcription factor IIF subunit 2 isoform X3, which translates to MDVDGKSIDRSTSRKHQTNNNSIVVGTDFLETNKADRAMWLLKCPQLVTRALSNSPDAPSRPVAKVIVSVDPLQSNDDDDSSSTEFTMELASTDSGNALRSYSLNMSTDFIPMSVFSESSQGKFTIEGKILNKFDMKPHDQNLERYGKLCRERTHKSMTKSRQIQVIDHVTGGHMRPMPGMDVLSFGAAEKKKVVSKGSETKRLRKERGELEKIIFKLFERQPYWTSKQLIQETDQPEQYMKEILKDLCVYNNKGVHQGTYELKPEYRESSEDTKPR; encoded by the exons ATGGACGTCGACGGCAAATCCATCGACCGTTCCACTTCCAGAAAACACCAAACCAATAACAACAGCATCGTTGTTGGAACCGACTTCTTAGAGACTAACAAGGCGGACAGAGCAATGTGGCTCTTGAAATGTCCCCAACTTGTTACTCGCGCCCTTTCTAATTCACCTGATGCCCCTTCCCGTCCTGTCGCTAAGGTCATCGTTTCTGTTGACCCACTTCAATCCAATGACGATGATGATTCTTCCTCTACTGAG TTCACCATGGAATTGGCTAGCACCGACTCTGGAAATGCATTAAGGTCCTACTCATTGAATATGTCTACAGACTTCATTCCAATGTCTGTATTTTCCGAGTCATCACAAG gGAAGTTTACCATTGAAGGGAAAATACTGAACAAATTTGACATGAAGCCACATGATCAGAATCTTGAGAGGTATGGGAAACTCTGTCGTGAAAGAACTCACAAGTCTATGACCAAAAGCAGACAGATTcag GTGATTGATCATGTCACAGGAGGACATATGAGGCCTATGCCAGGGATGGACGTATTGTCATTTGGAGCTGCA gagaagaagaaagtggtgAGCAAGGGGTCGGAGACAAAACGGTTGAGAAAGGAGCGTGGAGAATTGGAGAAGATTATTTTTAAGCTTTTTGAAAGACAGCCATATTGGACGTCAAAACAATTGATTCAAGAGACTGACCAACCTGAA CAATATATGAAGGAAATACTTAAAGACCTTTGTGTCTACAACAACAAGGGTGTTCACCAAGGAACGTATGAGCTGAAGCCAGAATACAGGGAATCAAGTGAGGACACGAAACCACGATAA